The Mesorhizobium huakuii genome has a segment encoding these proteins:
- a CDS encoding tyrosinase family protein, whose translation MPTSKAQAPEPDAPFRWSDVEAILTAAGGNDGPGSLTGLTLPDFLTLQLQGMPLIAPLTTTCCGTSDAKGRGARSVLVRGLRGLPPFDGRQFPRLPWGGKPVADDDIDRIETWIEEGCPGELIETVALAGEVSVTTEARVEVKGLPGPIFGPASDPAAWRYAKGELRQRMDVDVLDDAQKERLRHAFRELYKLNKWVGDKRSYNNLALIHQNHCQHGWERFLPWHRVYLYEFEQALQDFCPDVTMPWWDFPAERYKPDDPANGAILPDAFKGFLTQDSVRFLRDKGFPAKIDTLVGQFWANPTQIYDAVSKACGKEYVAGENRKRLIDAVLEANSLWYPLRYSSQFGKGTINTVIHYHYPAQEDIDEILSLRTFRDFGGGSLYVDSFGFLDQNPHNTMHIWTGGMTVCFQQRVQRHWYRERGAS comes from the coding sequence ATGCCCACAAGTAAGGCGCAGGCGCCGGAACCCGATGCGCCGTTTAGATGGAGCGACGTCGAGGCGATCCTAACCGCTGCGGGCGGCAACGATGGACCAGGCAGCCTGACCGGGTTGACGCTGCCGGATTTCCTGACGCTGCAACTGCAGGGCATGCCGCTGATCGCGCCGCTGACCACAACGTGCTGCGGCACGAGCGACGCCAAGGGGCGCGGCGCGCGCTCGGTGCTGGTCCGCGGCTTGCGCGGACTGCCGCCCTTCGACGGCAGGCAGTTCCCCCGCCTGCCCTGGGGCGGCAAGCCGGTCGCCGACGACGACATCGACCGGATCGAGACCTGGATCGAGGAAGGCTGCCCCGGCGAGCTGATCGAGACGGTCGCGCTTGCCGGCGAAGTCAGCGTGACGACCGAGGCCCGCGTCGAGGTGAAGGGGCTTCCCGGCCCCATCTTCGGCCCGGCATCCGATCCCGCGGCATGGCGCTACGCCAAGGGCGAATTGCGCCAGCGCATGGATGTCGATGTGCTCGACGACGCGCAGAAAGAGCGGCTGCGCCATGCATTTCGCGAGCTCTACAAGCTCAACAAATGGGTCGGCGACAAGCGCAGCTACAACAATCTGGCGCTGATCCACCAGAACCATTGCCAGCATGGCTGGGAGCGCTTCCTGCCGTGGCATCGCGTGTATCTCTATGAATTCGAGCAGGCCTTGCAGGATTTCTGCCCCGACGTGACCATGCCGTGGTGGGATTTCCCGGCCGAGCGTTACAAGCCGGACGATCCGGCCAACGGCGCAATCCTTCCTGATGCCTTCAAAGGCTTCCTCACCCAGGACTCGGTGCGCTTCCTGCGCGACAAGGGTTTTCCGGCCAAGATCGACACGCTGGTCGGCCAGTTCTGGGCCAATCCGACGCAAATCTACGACGCGGTCAGCAAGGCATGCGGCAAGGAGTATGTGGCCGGCGAAAACCGCAAGCGGCTGATCGACGCGGTGCTTGAGGCCAATTCGCTGTGGTACCCGCTGCGCTACTCCAGCCAGTTCGGCAAAGGCACGATCAACACCGTCATCCATTACCATTACCCGGCACAGGAGGACATCGACGAGATCCTCAGCCTGCGCACCTTCCGCGACTTCGGCGGCGGCAGCCTCTATGTCGACAGCTTCGGCTTCCTCGACCAGAACCCGCACAACACGATGCACATCTGGACCGGGGGCATGACTGTATGCTTCCAGCAACGCGTTCAACGACATTGGTATCGAGAACGAGGGGCCTCATAG
- a CDS encoding transketolase, protein MLIEYPHVAADLASQLAERAHALRMLILRTHAAAGQGHLGSSLSIVEILVALMSSGVETGSWGKAPHGDRIVLSKGHAALAFYCALAQAGLIPQRDLESFSRNGGKLEPHPNERTVPAVQASTGSLGQGLSIGVGLALGSRICGRNDSCFVILGDGELNEGQCWEAAMSASRLRLGNLVAVVDANGFQQDGPMDEIMPVTGLAEAWRTLGWAAAEVDGHDCAMLLSTLAATRSADRPALIVARTVKGRGVPFIEHMTESHFPPPLTAAELVMIDQLAAKGTANARG, encoded by the coding sequence ATGCTCATCGAATATCCCCATGTTGCCGCTGATTTGGCCAGCCAATTGGCCGAGCGCGCCCACGCTTTGCGGATGCTGATCCTCCGGACGCACGCGGCGGCCGGCCAGGGCCATCTTGGAAGCTCGTTGTCGATCGTGGAGATCCTCGTCGCGTTGATGTCGAGCGGGGTCGAAACCGGCTCCTGGGGTAAGGCGCCGCATGGTGACCGCATCGTGCTGTCGAAGGGGCACGCCGCTCTTGCGTTTTATTGTGCGCTCGCCCAAGCCGGCCTGATACCGCAGCGTGATCTCGAATCGTTCAGCCGTAATGGCGGCAAGCTTGAGCCGCATCCTAACGAGCGCACCGTTCCTGCGGTGCAAGCGTCAACCGGTTCGCTTGGGCAGGGATTGTCGATCGGTGTTGGCCTCGCGTTGGGTAGCCGCATATGCGGTCGCAACGACTCCTGCTTTGTTATTCTGGGGGATGGCGAACTGAACGAAGGACAATGCTGGGAGGCTGCGATGTCGGCCTCGCGGTTGCGGCTTGGCAATCTCGTGGCCGTGGTCGACGCCAACGGCTTCCAGCAAGATGGCCCGATGGACGAGATCATGCCGGTCACCGGCCTGGCGGAGGCCTGGCGGACGCTTGGCTGGGCGGCCGCTGAGGTAGACGGCCACGATTGCGCCATGCTGCTTAGCACGCTGGCGGCGACACGCAGCGCCGATCGTCCGGCGCTGATCGTGGCGCGGACTGTGAAGGGCCGTGGCGTACCCTTCATCGAACATATGACCGAGAGTCATTTCCCTCCGCCGCTGACCGCCGCTGAACTCGTCATGATCGACCAATTGGCTGCAAAGGGGACGGCAAATGCCCGCGGCTGA
- a CDS encoding multicopper oxidase family protein: MSRPGLMVRARILAGVFLSSLGPIAVLPAAAEILNPPVLQDDRAPIAKPALTELAPATPLPGNTLPVRGDRLLNLKLDYIDNQIYNPSTGGYDKVHLRGYTGKGVDPSAPYVSPTIEAIPGDTVRVTLDNQLPAGPQPGDPGCMPDGQMPDIPHCFNGTNLHTHGLWVSPSGNSDNVLLSINPQTRFTYEYNIPSDHPSGTFWYHTHRHGSTALQVSSGMAGALIIRGNRLPTPTAHGDIDTLIPTSAIPERVLVMQQIQYACRGPAAKPGDLGPIKQDINGHYFCDPGDVGGIEGYDQFGPGTWPASGRYTSLNGKVFNPNDPLKATQGQIERWRMVHAGVRDTISLQFFKVLDGKPKPGVKTLLNADTTAAFIKDTCSTTPVPYTLIAADGLTMAAAQPTKLATFQPGYRFDALIVFPEAGRYCVIDSSAPKSGVVNGLDVGPQLLALVDVAAGTPVDNVETYINRKLVGLAEANMPADVKPVVVADLKAGTKFTSFTPHPDITDDEVKGNGTQELTFFIDTTGPDTKFEVGNTLNTADAKPYEATRIDRSLPLGKAQEWTLQSHFVSHPFHIHVNPFQIVSITDPLGKDVSAPGAIDDAGGAPYDPQYAGLKGVWKDTLWIKSLIPQNLPTGFSGIYTITLRTRYERYIGEYVLHCHILDHEDQGMMQNVAVVLPDQVGDDAQSDAMQMDGMQMGGHDAHK, encoded by the coding sequence ATGTCGCGTCCTGGATTGATGGTGCGTGCGCGAATTCTCGCGGGTGTTTTCCTCAGCAGCCTGGGACCGATCGCGGTGCTGCCCGCGGCGGCCGAGATCCTCAATCCACCTGTGCTGCAGGATGACCGCGCGCCGATTGCCAAGCCTGCCCTGACTGAGCTCGCACCTGCTACGCCACTGCCCGGCAACACGCTGCCGGTGCGCGGCGACCGCCTGCTCAATCTCAAGCTCGACTACATCGACAACCAGATCTACAACCCGTCCACGGGCGGCTACGACAAGGTCCATCTGCGCGGCTACACCGGCAAGGGCGTCGATCCCAGCGCTCCTTATGTCTCGCCGACGATCGAGGCAATTCCAGGCGACACGGTACGCGTCACCCTCGACAATCAGTTGCCGGCAGGACCGCAGCCCGGCGACCCCGGCTGCATGCCCGACGGCCAGATGCCCGACATCCCCCACTGCTTCAACGGCACCAATCTCCACACCCACGGGCTGTGGGTAAGCCCATCGGGCAACAGCGACAATGTGCTGTTGTCGATCAACCCGCAGACGCGGTTCACCTATGAATACAACATCCCGTCGGACCATCCTTCCGGCACGTTCTGGTATCACACCCATCGCCACGGCTCGACCGCGCTGCAGGTGTCGAGCGGCATGGCCGGGGCGCTGATCATCCGCGGCAACCGCTTGCCGACCCCGACCGCGCATGGCGACATCGACACGCTGATCCCGACCTCGGCGATCCCCGAGCGGGTGCTGGTGATGCAGCAGATCCAGTATGCCTGCCGCGGGCCGGCGGCGAAGCCCGGAGATCTCGGCCCGATCAAGCAGGACATCAACGGCCACTATTTCTGCGATCCGGGCGATGTCGGCGGCATCGAGGGCTATGACCAGTTCGGGCCGGGCACCTGGCCGGCGTCGGGGCGCTATACCTCGCTCAACGGCAAGGTGTTCAATCCCAACGACCCCTTGAAGGCGACGCAGGGCCAGATCGAGCGCTGGCGCATGGTCCATGCCGGCGTGCGCGACACGATCAGCCTGCAGTTCTTCAAGGTGCTTGACGGCAAGCCGAAGCCGGGGGTGAAAACGCTGCTCAATGCCGACACCACGGCGGCATTCATCAAGGATACGTGCAGCACCACGCCGGTGCCCTATACGCTGATCGCTGCCGACGGGCTGACGATGGCGGCAGCGCAACCGACCAAGCTTGCAACCTTCCAGCCTGGCTATCGCTTTGACGCGCTGATCGTCTTTCCAGAAGCCGGGCGCTACTGCGTGATCGACTCCTCGGCGCCCAAATCGGGAGTGGTCAACGGGCTTGACGTCGGACCGCAACTGCTCGCACTGGTCGACGTCGCGGCGGGAACGCCGGTCGATAATGTGGAAACCTACATCAACCGCAAGCTGGTTGGCCTGGCCGAGGCCAACATGCCCGCGGACGTCAAGCCGGTGGTGGTGGCCGATCTCAAGGCCGGAACGAAATTCACCAGCTTCACGCCGCATCCCGACATCACCGACGACGAAGTGAAGGGCAACGGCACGCAGGAACTGACCTTCTTCATCGACACGACCGGACCGGACACCAAGTTCGAAGTCGGCAACACGCTCAACACGGCCGACGCGAAGCCCTACGAGGCGACCCGCATCGACCGCTCGCTGCCGCTGGGCAAGGCGCAGGAATGGACGCTGCAGTCGCACTTCGTCAGCCATCCGTTCCACATCCACGTCAATCCGTTCCAGATCGTCTCGATCACCGATCCCCTCGGCAAGGACGTCAGCGCGCCGGGTGCGATAGACGACGCCGGCGGTGCGCCCTACGATCCGCAATATGCCGGGCTAAAGGGCGTGTGGAAGGATACGCTGTGGATCAAGAGCCTGATCCCGCAAAACCTGCCCACGGGTTTTTCAGGCATCTACACGATCACGCTGCGCACCCGCTACGAGCGCTATATCGGCGAGTACGTGCTGCACTGCCACATCCTCGACCATGAGGATCAGGGCATGATGCAGAACGTTGCCGTGGTGCTGCCTGACCAGGTGGGCGACGACGCGCAGAGCGACGCCATGCAGATGGATGGGATGCAGATGGGTGGCCACGATGCCCACAAGTAA
- a CDS encoding AfsR/SARP family transcriptional regulator, with protein MIWKINTFGSLRLFYQDQPLGVHLSRTSKALIGLLATHQGRGIPRDEIAQLLWLADYDKATQHRLSTILWRLRHLGDIGGQAAAKQLVVIEPSGDIRINDRNVVSVDLAEFEAAVVRCRIRRDEASPEDVAVLTRSADLYMADFLRDVDLEWVSEKRQYLRQCHLDILQFLIECHSHHCKYDDVINYADRFLRIDPYLETVHVFMIKACLATGRRSMAAAHAEACRYAFMEELGVAVEPDTQLLISSLTSATNPHVRIPAKRQVERRARARVDGSSLVQLREACSLVVDVCSSLLLEAKDAKPSPTPHQSFPPRKSAEQ; from the coding sequence ATGATCTGGAAAATCAACACATTCGGAAGCCTACGGCTATTCTATCAAGATCAGCCTCTTGGGGTACATTTATCGCGAACGTCTAAAGCGTTGATCGGATTGCTTGCGACACACCAAGGTCGCGGCATTCCGCGCGATGAGATCGCGCAGTTGCTTTGGTTAGCCGATTACGACAAAGCTACTCAGCATCGACTAAGCACGATCCTATGGCGACTGCGTCATCTGGGTGATATCGGCGGGCAGGCGGCCGCCAAACAGCTTGTTGTGATCGAGCCGAGCGGAGACATCAGGATCAACGATCGCAATGTCGTCAGCGTCGATCTCGCTGAGTTCGAAGCTGCGGTGGTGCGGTGCCGCATCCGTCGAGATGAGGCATCGCCCGAGGACGTTGCAGTGCTGACGAGGTCGGCAGATTTATATATGGCAGATTTCTTACGCGACGTTGATTTGGAATGGGTGTCGGAAAAGCGGCAGTATCTCCGGCAATGCCACCTGGATATTCTACAGTTTCTGATTGAATGTCACAGCCATCATTGCAAGTACGACGACGTGATTAATTATGCGGATCGGTTTCTGCGAATTGACCCGTATCTCGAGACCGTTCACGTATTTATGATTAAGGCCTGTCTCGCGACAGGGCGGCGATCTATGGCGGCCGCGCACGCCGAAGCGTGCCGATATGCGTTCATGGAGGAGCTTGGTGTGGCCGTCGAACCGGACACGCAGCTGCTGATTTCGTCGCTTACGTCAGCTACCAACCCGCACGTGAGGATACCGGCGAAACGCCAAGTCGAAAGGAGAGCGAGGGCGCGCGTCGACGGCAGCAGCCTCGTTCAATTGAGAGAGGCCTGTTCGCTGGTCGTCGACGTCTGCTCGAGCCTGCTGCTTGAGGCGAAGGATGCAAAGCCCAGCCCGACGCCCCATCAATCCTTTCCTCCCCGGAAATCGGCCGAGCAGTAG
- a CDS encoding M10 family metallopeptidase C-terminal domain-containing protein, which yields MPNPSQTSDQWWVNDQTPDNPYGKSEDYEAYLTYLGALDRSLTPAIAAGTLRINVSDLNDHPEYKAAAIGALQMWASVTPLKFEIVDNAPYNSATDWMQVVSPELGEEDDGSAYSNDRYVSIGQRFHDTEHNKTDIGGYVFDSFIHEFGHEFGLNHPGLYNYSGPGGVQINYLNNATWTYDRQQYSVMSYFDGIDVGEPTRWSAATPMMADIEAVIRRFFSTVDENGVRTYQHIDLNTGDNVYGFGSTVDGYRLTSSGMQHDIGFVIHDTGGTDTIDFSGSTAGTILDLRAGQFSSVNGHSNNVSIFAGHNADGTDYYIENGIGSSHDDVLIGNDGNNVLDGRGGGDRMAGNGGDDIYFVDSLDDIVREEANGGNDTVVLLSRNLNIRKIANVEHIIYADESTLQPGGGGTETPPPIIGDNGNNTLDGGAGNDTIFGQGGDDLIIGGRDSLASRDINNTIDVADLEDQTESDDGNDTLYGGGGNDTILGGQGNDILDGGAGDDTLSGQDGIDIFRGGAGVDTVDFSKESPFQLLVNLATNVANGGTATGDTFYSIENLIGSDDRIDRFIGTSAANHFWGRGGGDYFNGGGGNDILDGGNDGDILYGEAGNDTIIGGAGQDYLDGGAGIDTVVYEGSSSGVTIDLANGTASGGDGDGPVQIVGRGTVIRHDILVGFENAVGSFFDDHLIGNAQANKLSGGAGNDTLTGGGGADTLNGGAGSDTADYADAASGLSLKLGGGKSGGDTYISIENLAGSGFNDRLTGDGSANVLTGQGGADKIDGGGGDDTLLGDFAYQGDAPPRPGMGTGYATLGPDATNNSTSTAFDISNNFSLAADPDIFDSTTTLHTTVNATGNGLGGYYSLNLAAGTIITIDIDGIADPNVHDSIVRLLDSDGNVVAQNDDGGNDPGSNNGRDSSTSFIVQETGTYYILEGKWSDTAPGDGWVESVPEGSTYKLNVSVEFPPAPAQPGVAGADTLSGGGGNDLLDGGLAADTLTGGAGQDYFRFSTELGNGNIDWIKDFKVADDTILLDNLIFASVGGDGALALGSFYKSAAGAAHDADDRIIYDTDNGILSYDADGSGQEAAIQFAHLNTNLDLSAADFIVI from the coding sequence ATGCCGAACCCAAGCCAAACCAGCGATCAATGGTGGGTCAACGACCAGACGCCGGATAACCCGTACGGCAAAAGCGAAGACTACGAGGCCTACCTCACCTACCTTGGAGCGCTGGACCGGTCGCTGACGCCGGCGATCGCGGCGGGCACGCTACGGATCAATGTCTCCGACCTCAATGACCATCCCGAATACAAGGCCGCGGCGATCGGCGCCTTGCAGATGTGGGCCAGTGTCACCCCTCTGAAGTTCGAAATCGTCGACAACGCACCCTACAACAGCGCAACCGACTGGATGCAGGTTGTCAGCCCCGAACTGGGCGAGGAGGACGACGGCAGCGCCTATTCCAACGACCGCTATGTCAGCATTGGTCAGCGTTTCCACGACACCGAGCACAACAAGACGGATATTGGCGGCTATGTGTTCGATTCCTTCATCCATGAATTCGGCCATGAGTTCGGCCTGAACCATCCCGGCCTCTACAATTACAGCGGTCCCGGCGGCGTGCAGATCAATTATCTGAACAATGCGACCTGGACCTACGACCGCCAGCAATACAGCGTCATGTCCTATTTCGACGGGATCGATGTCGGTGAACCCACCCGCTGGTCGGCAGCAACGCCGATGATGGCCGACATCGAGGCGGTCATCCGCCGCTTTTTCTCGACCGTCGACGAGAACGGGGTGCGCACCTATCAGCACATCGACCTCAACACGGGCGACAACGTCTACGGCTTCGGCAGTACTGTGGATGGATACCGGCTGACCTCCTCGGGCATGCAGCACGATATCGGTTTTGTGATCCATGACACCGGCGGAACCGACACGATCGACTTCTCCGGCTCGACGGCGGGCACGATCCTTGACCTGCGCGCCGGACAGTTCTCCAGCGTCAACGGCCACAGCAACAATGTGTCGATCTTTGCCGGGCACAACGCCGATGGGACCGACTACTACATCGAGAACGGCATCGGCAGCAGCCATGACGACGTCCTGATCGGCAACGACGGAAACAACGTGCTGGATGGCCGCGGCGGCGGCGACCGCATGGCCGGCAATGGCGGCGACGATATCTATTTCGTCGACTCCCTCGACGACATCGTGCGCGAGGAAGCCAATGGCGGGAACGACACGGTCGTTCTGCTGTCCCGGAACTTGAATATCCGGAAAATCGCCAACGTCGAACACATCATCTACGCCGACGAGTCGACACTCCAGCCTGGAGGCGGTGGCACCGAAACCCCACCACCGATCATCGGCGACAACGGGAACAATACGCTCGACGGCGGCGCCGGCAACGACACGATCTTCGGTCAGGGCGGCGATGACCTCATCATCGGCGGCCGCGACTCGCTCGCCAGCCGCGACATCAACAACACCATCGATGTCGCCGACCTTGAAGACCAGACCGAGAGCGACGACGGCAATGACACGCTCTATGGCGGCGGCGGCAACGATACGATCCTCGGCGGCCAGGGCAACGATATTCTCGACGGCGGCGCCGGCGACGATACGCTGAGCGGCCAGGATGGCATCGACATATTCAGGGGCGGCGCGGGCGTCGACACGGTCGACTTCAGCAAGGAAAGCCCCTTCCAACTGCTCGTCAACCTCGCCACGAACGTTGCCAATGGCGGCACCGCTACGGGCGACACCTTCTACAGCATCGAGAACCTGATCGGGTCCGATGACCGCATCGACCGTTTCATAGGTACGTCGGCGGCAAATCATTTCTGGGGCCGGGGCGGCGGCGACTATTTCAATGGCGGCGGCGGCAACGACATACTGGATGGCGGCAATGACGGCGACATCCTGTACGGTGAGGCCGGCAACGACACCATCATCGGCGGCGCCGGCCAGGACTATCTGGATGGCGGCGCCGGTATCGATACGGTCGTCTACGAAGGCAGCTCATCGGGTGTGACGATCGACCTCGCCAATGGCACGGCCAGCGGCGGCGACGGCGATGGCCCGGTGCAGATCGTCGGGCGCGGCACGGTTATCCGGCACGACATCCTCGTCGGTTTCGAAAACGCCGTCGGTTCCTTCTTCGACGACCATCTCATCGGCAATGCCCAGGCCAACAAACTTTCAGGGGGCGCCGGCAACGACACGCTGACCGGCGGGGGCGGCGCCGACACATTGAATGGCGGCGCCGGCAGCGACACGGCGGACTACGCCGACGCGGCCAGCGGGCTCAGCCTTAAGCTGGGTGGCGGCAAATCCGGCGGCGACACCTATATCTCGATCGAAAATCTGGCCGGTTCGGGTTTCAACGATCGCCTGACGGGCGACGGTTCGGCCAATGTGCTGACCGGCCAGGGCGGCGCCGACAAGATCGACGGTGGCGGCGGCGATGACACCCTGCTCGGCGATTTCGCCTATCAGGGCGATGCTCCGCCCCGCCCGGGCATGGGCACCGGCTACGCCACGCTCGGACCCGATGCGACGAACAATTCGACCTCAACCGCCTTCGACATCTCGAACAACTTCTCGCTGGCCGCCGATCCCGATATCTTCGATTCGACGACCACCCTTCACACCACCGTCAACGCGACCGGAAACGGCCTCGGCGGATATTACAGCCTCAACCTGGCGGCCGGGACGATCATCACCATCGACATCGATGGAATTGCCGACCCCAATGTCCATGACAGCATCGTCAGGCTGCTGGACAGCGATGGCAATGTCGTCGCCCAGAACGACGACGGCGGCAACGACCCGGGCTCCAACAACGGCCGGGATTCGAGCACGAGCTTTATCGTTCAGGAAACCGGAACCTACTATATTCTGGAAGGCAAATGGTCGGACACGGCTCCCGGCGATGGCTGGGTGGAATCCGTGCCGGAGGGCTCGACCTACAAGCTCAACGTATCGGTCGAATTCCCGCCTGCGCCGGCTCAGCCGGGGGTTGCGGGCGCCGATACGCTCTCCGGCGGCGGCGGCAACGACCTTTTGGATGGCGGGCTGGCTGCCGACACGCTGACCGGCGGCGCGGGCCAGGACTATTTCCGCTTCTCGACAGAACTCGGGAACGGCAATATCGACTGGATCAAGGACTTCAAGGTCGCCGACGATACGATCCTGCTCGACAACCTGATCTTTGCCAGCGTTGGCGGCGACGGCGCCCTCGCCCTGGGCTCATTCTACAAGAGTGCAGCCGGTGCTGCTCATGATGCCGACGACCGCATCATCTACGATACCGACAATGGAATATTGTCTTACGACGCCGATGGTTCTGGACAGGAAGCAGCCATTCAATTTGCGCACCTGAACACAAATCTGGATCTTTCGGCTGCGGACTTCATTGTCATCTAA
- a CDS encoding nuclear transport factor 2 family protein: MALSEPDVTAFLKTFVSTYEKGDASFFDLFAGDASVFSVSVPTRIDGAEEYRRGYEEQFQGKNRRAQILSPEIRIAGDVAVVTYHNRVALDNQSTNLRSTLVLSRVGKDLKIVHLHNSPLASPGVSATRGGRRT, translated from the coding sequence ATGGCTTTGAGTGAACCGGACGTGACAGCGTTCCTGAAGACGTTCGTATCGACATACGAGAAGGGCGACGCGTCGTTCTTCGATCTGTTCGCTGGCGACGCGTCTGTTTTCAGCGTGTCGGTTCCGACCCGCATCGACGGTGCGGAGGAGTACCGGCGAGGCTACGAAGAGCAGTTCCAGGGAAAAAACCGGCGGGCGCAAATCCTTTCACCGGAAATCCGCATCGCCGGCGACGTAGCGGTCGTCACCTATCACAACCGCGTTGCGCTAGACAATCAGTCGACCAACCTGCGGTCGACCCTGGTTCTCTCGCGTGTCGGCAAAGACCTTAAGATCGTGCATCTGCACAACTCACCTCTTGCCTCGCCGGGCGTCAGTGCGACCCGCGGCGGCCGGAGGACGTAA
- a CDS encoding alkaline phosphatase family protein — MAIFDRNTHPVLAIASTPDWSRLCTTLEIGQWSEPIVLPVEGRTGHEDHALRFKLMSLEAAPTRIALFNTCVHALSSHSAPVEIWHRHLAAAGPIEEQTDPSLLFSGAIDIATQIERCRLNIEWLCKVSRSILTAESWDFFAVQLHFVDWAHHLLHGALDPRHPRYDRARHREAHDLLRLFYAMADELVGAVTAAAGDADIIVTGDHGQDLHHTTVRLNEWLAERGLLRFIAGGEAVDWAGTRVCALGNTLHINRSRTIPGGIVSEQEAEYLIERLCSELTALIVPDTGEQPIQSIWPRQQLAYLGGAGEGMGDVVFFCASGYQARNDRGPLFQVTEPWCEFTSGHDHFSPLDPRLHSRLYAAGPHVASRAAQAPLHSVIDVAPTIAALLGIAPSPDTEGHAIDELLAAGFDEIDPTNNPAEKHAVHA; from the coding sequence TTGGCAATCTTCGATCGGAATACTCATCCTGTTTTGGCGATCGCCTCCACACCGGACTGGTCCCGGCTATGTACGACGCTCGAGATTGGTCAATGGAGCGAGCCAATCGTGCTGCCGGTCGAGGGACGAACGGGTCACGAGGACCACGCGCTGCGCTTCAAGCTCATGAGTCTGGAGGCCGCGCCAACGCGGATCGCATTGTTCAATACTTGCGTGCACGCTTTGTCCAGTCACAGCGCACCAGTGGAAATATGGCACCGGCATCTCGCGGCTGCAGGTCCGATCGAGGAGCAGACGGACCCGAGCCTTCTATTCTCCGGCGCGATCGACATCGCCACACAGATTGAGCGGTGTCGACTCAATATCGAGTGGCTCTGTAAGGTCTCGCGCTCGATCCTTACCGCGGAGTCCTGGGATTTCTTCGCGGTCCAGCTCCACTTCGTGGATTGGGCTCATCATCTCCTGCACGGAGCACTCGATCCACGGCACCCACGCTATGACCGCGCCCGGCATCGCGAAGCACATGATTTGTTGCGACTGTTTTATGCCATGGCCGACGAACTTGTCGGCGCGGTAACGGCGGCCGCAGGTGACGCCGATATCATCGTAACTGGGGATCACGGCCAGGACCTGCATCATACCACCGTGCGACTCAACGAGTGGCTCGCGGAACGCGGCCTGCTTAGATTCATCGCGGGCGGCGAGGCTGTTGATTGGGCCGGTACCCGCGTCTGCGCGCTCGGTAACACGCTGCACATCAATCGCAGCAGAACGATTCCGGGAGGCATCGTGTCCGAGCAGGAGGCCGAGTATCTGATCGAACGGCTGTGCTCCGAACTTACGGCACTCATCGTGCCGGACACTGGTGAGCAACCGATCCAGAGCATTTGGCCGCGTCAGCAGCTTGCCTATCTCGGCGGAGCCGGCGAGGGAATGGGCGACGTTGTATTCTTCTGCGCCAGCGGCTATCAGGCCCGCAACGACCGTGGCCCGCTGTTTCAGGTGACGGAGCCGTGGTGCGAGTTCACGAGCGGGCACGATCATTTTTCGCCATTGGATCCGCGCCTTCACAGCCGTCTCTACGCCGCTGGTCCACATGTCGCCAGCCGGGCAGCGCAAGCGCCCCTGCACTCCGTGATCGATGTCGCGCCGACCATCGCCGCGCTGCTCGGTATCGCGCCCTCGCCGGACACGGAAGGGCACGCGATCGACGAGCTGCTGGCTGCGGGCTTCGATGAGATCGACCCGACCAACAACCCTGCCGAGAAGCACGCGGTGCACGCATGA
- a CDS encoding IS6 family transposase, producing MEVVTVSAPTYKNHRYPIEIVARAVWLYFRFNLSLRDVEEMLLERGIVVSYETIRRWCRKHGPDYARRIRRKSPTKDDVWHLDEVVVRINGQKCWLWRAVDQDGYVLDEIVQTRRNTKAARRLLTRLLKKQGLPPKRMITDKLRSYGAAQRQVMPNVEHRSHKGLNNRAENSHLPFRKRERTRQGFRSVGSLQHFVSIFSAVRNLFVPSQTNRSAAQIRTHRRQAMAAWEAVSARPA from the coding sequence ATTGAGGTAGTGACCGTGAGTGCACCGACCTACAAGAACCACCGCTATCCGATCGAAATCGTGGCCCGTGCTGTTTGGCTCTACTTCCGCTTCAATCTGAGCCTGCGCGATGTCGAGGAAATGCTGCTCGAACGCGGGATCGTCGTTTCCTACGAGACCATCCGCCGATGGTGCCGAAAGCACGGCCCTGATTATGCGCGCCGCATACGCCGCAAGTCGCCGACGAAAGACGATGTCTGGCACCTGGATGAAGTCGTGGTGCGCATCAACGGTCAGAAATGCTGGTTGTGGAGAGCGGTTGATCAGGACGGATATGTGCTCGACGAGATTGTCCAGACGCGTCGCAACACCAAGGCCGCCCGGCGCCTGCTGACGCGACTTCTGAAGAAGCAGGGTCTGCCGCCAAAGCGTATGATCACCGACAAACTGCGCTCCTACGGGGCGGCCCAACGCCAGGTCATGCCGAACGTGGAACACCGCTCGCATAAAGGCTTGAACAACCGGGCGGAGAATTCTCACCTGCCGTTCCGAAAACGGGAACGAACGCGACAGGGTTTCCGGTCGGTCGGCTCATTGCAGCATTTCGTGTCGATCTTCTCCGCCGTTCGAAATCTCTTCGTCCCATCCCAGACCAACCGCTCCGCCGCACAAATTCGAACCCATCGACGCCAAGCCATGGCCGCGTGGGAAGCCGTGAGTGCACGGCCTGCCTGA